In Candidatus Neomarinimicrobiota bacterium, the sequence TTTCGCCTCAACGGACGGCTGCGGGTCTCGGCTAACTATACTTTCCTGGATACTGAAGATGAGGCCACGGGCAAACCACTGTTACGGCGACCAGCCCATAAAGCAAATATAAACATTAACTTGAATCCTGTTAGCGCCTTAAATCTGAACTTGGATATCAACCTTGTGGGCCAACGCTTTGATAACGACTTCGGAACCGGGGGAGAGGCTTTTTACCCTGGCTACGCAAAGCTCGACGTCGCATTATCGTGGGATCTGAGCGGACGTCTAAGGTTACTCGGACGGGTCGAAAACCTGATGGATGCCCAGTATGAGGAAGCGGCTGGTTTTCCTGCGCCAGGGAGAGCCTTTTATGGCGGTGTCCAGATCGAATTTTGAATGCCAGCATGAAACTGATCCTGACGGTTGCAGCGTTACATAGTTGGGATGCTGGAGGCAGTTACTCCGGCTAGGGTACCTGGCACGATATTATGATCGAGCCGGCCCCGACTTGAACCGCTGCCTGTGACCTCCAGCCACCGCCGAGTAATGTCCTAATTTTAAGTAATCCGCCCTCACGCAGACCGCGTTGGAAGCCGGGGAATGAGGAGAACTGGACTTATTTGGCTTGGGTACTCATGAGGGAATAAGCCAGTCTAGCCGTAGAACTCCGCTTCGTCCTTGCCAAACTTGTCAATGATTTGATCTATAAAAGCAGTCGGTATCTCAGATCCAGGGCCGTGGGCATGAATCGTTGATTTAAGGCTACCCTGTGATGTTTGCTTCCTCAGCTTTTTCCGACTTCCTGCACCTTCTGAAACCTCAACCCCGTTGCGCTCTATAATCGTCTTAATTTCTCGCCACCTCAGTCGAGGCTTCTTGCTAGTACGTTTTGCCATCAAGGTATCAAAGTAGTGCCACTGTACTCTCGGTACCTTGCAGCTAAGGCAGGATCAATCCTTTCATCCGTTTCCAGCTCGAGGTTTTCAATGCTCCGCTCCACCTTTTTGGATACGGCTCCAACAGACCCCTCCTCTGCTAGCTGGAGGTACTTATCCCAGTAAATCAGTGCTGCCTTCCCTTTCAGCATATCTTT encodes:
- a CDS encoding type II toxin-antitoxin system HicA family toxin, with the translated sequence MAKRTSKKPRLRWREIKTIIERNGVEVSEGAGSRKKLRKQTSQGSLKSTIHAHGPGSEIPTAFIDQIIDKFGKDEAEFYG